The following are encoded in a window of Corynebacterium argentoratense DSM 44202 genomic DNA:
- the galE gene encoding UDP-glucose 4-epimerase GalE, with amino-acid sequence MRILVTGGAGYVGSTCAAVLCEQGHDVTIIDDFSTGNRDAVCPDAALVEGRLEDVIDDVLGTSNFDAVMHFAARSLVGESMDEPATYWNDNVVVTLKLLDSMRAHGVNNLVFSSTAATYGEPEVVPITEDLPTQPTNPYGATKLAIDYIITSYASAYGLGATSLRYFNVAGAYVDSDYGTIGEHREVETHLIPLVLQVASGDREEIAIFGDDWPTEDGTAVRDYIHIRDLADAHLLACLSNTAGVHRIFNLGSGRGYSVKEVVDMCREVTGLPIPARIADRRPGDPAVLVASSERAIKELGWSPSRTSLRTIVEDAWAFWSDYSGAST; translated from the coding sequence ATGAGGATTTTGGTTACAGGCGGCGCAGGCTACGTTGGTAGTACCTGCGCCGCTGTTTTATGTGAACAAGGGCATGACGTCACCATCATCGACGACTTCAGCACGGGCAATCGTGACGCTGTGTGCCCAGATGCAGCACTGGTTGAAGGTCGTTTAGAAGACGTCATTGACGATGTATTAGGCACTTCCAACTTCGATGCCGTCATGCATTTCGCGGCCCGCTCGCTGGTTGGCGAGTCCATGGACGAACCCGCCACCTATTGGAACGACAATGTTGTCGTCACCCTCAAGCTGCTTGACTCCATGCGCGCACACGGCGTCAACAACCTAGTGTTTTCTTCAACCGCCGCCACCTATGGCGAACCCGAGGTTGTTCCGATCACAGAGGATCTACCCACCCAGCCCACCAACCCCTACGGCGCAACTAAGCTCGCGATTGACTACATTATCACCAGCTATGCATCGGCCTACGGCCTGGGCGCCACCAGCCTGCGCTACTTCAATGTCGCCGGCGCCTACGTTGATTCAGACTATGGCACCATCGGTGAACACCGCGAAGTAGAAACCCACCTAATTCCGCTCGTGCTTCAGGTGGCGTCGGGTGACCGCGAAGAAATCGCCATTTTCGGCGACGATTGGCCTACCGAAGATGGCACTGCAGTACGCGACTACATTCACATTCGCGATCTCGCAGATGCGCACCTCCTCGCATGCCTAAGTAATACTGCGGGCGTTCACCGCATTTTTAACCTTGGCTCCGGGCGTGGCTACTCCGTCAAAGAAGTCGTTGATATGTGTCGAGAAGTCACCGGCCTTCCCATCCCCGCACGTATCGCAGATCGGCGTCCAGGTGACCCCGCAGTCCTCGTGGCATCTTCCGAACGCGCCATTAAGGAACTTGGCTGGTCCCCCTCCCGGACGTCACTGCGAACTATCGTCGAAGACGCGTGGGCTTTCTGGAGTGACTACTCTGGGGCTTCAACATAG